A stretch of Perognathus longimembris pacificus isolate PPM17 chromosome 1, ASM2315922v1, whole genome shotgun sequence DNA encodes these proteins:
- the Cks2 gene encoding cyclin-dependent kinases regulatory subunit 2, translating to MAHKQIYYSDKYFDEHYEYRHVMLPRELSKQVPKTHLMSEEEWRRLGVQQSLGWVHYMIHEPEPHILLFRRPLPKEQQK from the exons ATGGCCCACAAGCAGATCTACTACTCGGACAAGTACTTCGACGAGCACTACGAGTACCG ACATGTCATGTTACCCAGAGAACTTTCTAAACAAGTACCCAAAACTCATCTGATGTCTGAAGAGGAGTGGAGGAGACTTGGCGTCCAACAGAGTCTTGGCTGGGTTCATTACATGATTCATGAGCCAG AACCCCATATTCTTCTCTTTAGACGACCTCTTCCAAAAGAGCAACAAAAATGA